A single genomic interval of Nonomuraea rubra harbors:
- a CDS encoding NADH-quinone oxidoreductase subunit A, with protein sequence MDGYYGSYVLVAALLALGVAIVAGALFANRLLRPSRPTPEKLTTYECGVDPVGEGWAQSQVRYYVFTYLYVVFAVDAVFLFPWATVFDAPGYGLTTLVEMFVFLGFIALGILYAWRKRVLTWT encoded by the coding sequence ATGGACGGCTACTACGGGTCGTACGTACTCGTCGCCGCGCTCCTCGCCCTCGGCGTCGCCATCGTGGCCGGCGCCCTGTTCGCCAACCGCCTCCTCCGCCCGAGCCGCCCCACCCCGGAGAAGCTGACCACGTACGAGTGCGGGGTCGATCCCGTGGGGGAGGGCTGGGCGCAGTCGCAGGTGCGCTACTACGTCTTCACCTACCTGTACGTCGTCTTCGCCGTGGACGCCGTCTTCCTGTTCCCCTGGGCCACCGTCTTCGACGCGCCCGGCTACGGCCTGACCACGCTGGTGGAGATGTTCGTGTTCCTGGGGTTCATCGCGCTGGGCATCCTGTACGCCTGGCGCAAACGGGTCCTTACCTGGACGTAG
- a CDS encoding M48 family metallopeptidase, with protein sequence MPACPECHHPLTSEPPYPEWCPSCDWNVARRPFIPRKTRFARLQARLVRGLHEDVLRSHHTTPTPETGPFPRTAPPTEPGQAVGSGPSLRTAPLPETGQALDIGHLPEAERALNPGHVTQTDHKRPAAPAGIARAIVFTLAVLTHLLTPAFLLLGIYLLTRGTLFAILPALVALDLAWLLRPRAAPFPPDTRPLTRETAPHLFALLDRIGAEVDAPRTDIVAISGEVNASSRTYGLRRRPVIEIGYPLWLILTPQERIGLLAHELAHSSNGDSRHGFVVGSALHSLAVLHDVTRFDWREGDGVARFIAESLLAILGLPVRGLVAAMELLLYRSSQRAEYRADELGARVAGAPAMTSLLDALNTRATSAVGFLRTSAHTTKPENLWTALRTAVDALPASELERRRRAARLEELRVDSTHPPTYLRMEWVAALPYEQGRVPATDGPAIDKELESVALQVAQTLRENAQSALWSLTSAQ encoded by the coding sequence ATGCCCGCCTGTCCCGAGTGCCACCACCCGCTCACGTCCGAGCCGCCCTATCCCGAGTGGTGCCCGTCCTGCGACTGGAACGTCGCCCGCCGCCCTTTCATCCCACGGAAGACCCGGTTCGCCCGCTTACAGGCTCGCCTGGTCCGAGGCCTGCACGAGGACGTCCTCCGTTCCCACCACACCACTCCCACCCCTGAGACCGGCCCTTTCCCTCGAACCGCTCCTCCTACCGAGCCTGGGCAGGCCGTCGGCTCCGGCCCCTCCCTCCGAACCGCTCCCCTCCCAGAGACTGGGCAGGCCCTCGACATCGGCCACCTTCCTGAGGCCGAGCGGGCCCTCAATCCCGGCCACGTCACCCAGACCGATCACAAGCGCCCTGCCGCTCCAGCCGGGATCGCCCGCGCCATCGTCTTCACCCTCGCCGTCCTGACCCACCTCCTCACCCCGGCCTTCCTCCTCCTCGGCATCTACCTCCTGACCCGCGGCACCCTCTTCGCCATCCTCCCGGCCCTGGTGGCGCTCGACCTGGCCTGGCTCCTACGCCCCCGCGCCGCCCCCTTCCCACCGGACACCCGCCCCCTCACCCGGGAGACGGCCCCACACCTGTTCGCCCTGCTCGACCGCATCGGCGCCGAGGTAGACGCCCCGCGTACCGACATCGTGGCCATCAGCGGCGAGGTGAACGCCTCATCCCGCACCTACGGCCTGCGCCGCCGCCCCGTGATCGAGATCGGCTACCCGCTGTGGCTGATCCTCACCCCGCAGGAACGCATCGGGCTCCTCGCCCACGAACTGGCCCATTCGAGCAACGGCGACAGCCGTCACGGTTTCGTCGTGGGCAGCGCACTCCACTCCCTCGCCGTACTGCATGACGTGACCCGCTTCGACTGGAGGGAGGGCGACGGTGTGGCCCGCTTCATCGCCGAGTCCCTGCTCGCCATCCTCGGCCTCCCCGTCCGCGGCCTCGTGGCGGCGATGGAGCTCCTGCTGTACCGCTCGTCCCAGCGTGCCGAGTACCGCGCCGACGAACTGGGCGCCCGCGTCGCCGGCGCCCCCGCCATGACCTCCCTCCTGGACGCCCTGAACACCAGAGCGACCTCCGCCGTCGGCTTCCTGCGGACGAGCGCGCACACCACCAAGCCCGAGAACCTGTGGACGGCCCTCCGCACCGCCGTCGACGCCCTGCCCGCCTCGGAACTCGAACGCCGCCGCCGTGCCGCCCGCCTGGAGGAACTCCGGGTGGACAGCACGCATCCGCCCACGTACCTGCGGATGGAGTGGGTGGCCGCGTTGCCGTACGAGCAGGGGCGGGTGCCGGCCACCGACGGCCCGGCGATCGACAAGGAACTCGAATCAGTCGCACTCCAGGTGGCACAGACGCTCAGAGAGAACGCCCAATCGGCCCTCTGGTCACTGACCTCCGCTCAGTGA
- a CDS encoding complex I subunit 4 family protein, translating to MGWIPVALLAVPLLGALLLLLAPRTFRDVLRTYGLIFSGVTLALSLILLAAFDYGGPARMQFELDLPWIPGLGLRLHLGVDGISLPLIVLTTLLTFLCFVYLCWGGARGTSGFMSARPRALVFTLLVLEVGMIGTFLALDLLLFFVFFEIVLIPMYFLIGIWGGQGRRAASIKFILYTLLGSVVMLLGLLLVWAQTGTLDIEALSAAHGAGMPRSIQILAFVAIGIGLAVKTPMWPLHTWLPDAHTEAPTTGSVLLAGVLLKMGTYGFARIAIPVLPEGAAAVAPWLGAFAVVGIVYGALACLAQRDLKRMIAYSSVGHMGFVLLGFATLTPVGINGALFANVAHGLITGLLFFLAGAIKDRYHTSEMPVLGGGMLATMPRLGSVLTFASIASLGLPGLAGFWGEMLALFGAFQPADGLPRGLFLTYMVIGGLGAVLTAAYFLVMLSRVTHGRPRTATADPRPPDDLVPLDDHLVHEPPDERPVVSLDSPARRPAAVATLDPDDIQRHELLAWTPLVVLILLFGLWPGLLLSLTTPPVQTLLGVIS from the coding sequence ATGGGCTGGATCCCGGTCGCGCTCCTCGCAGTACCCCTGCTGGGCGCCCTTCTGCTCCTCCTCGCGCCGCGAACGTTCCGGGACGTGCTCCGGACGTACGGACTGATCTTCTCGGGCGTCACGCTGGCACTGAGCCTGATCCTCCTGGCGGCGTTCGACTACGGCGGCCCCGCCCGGATGCAGTTCGAGCTCGACCTGCCCTGGATCCCGGGCCTGGGGCTGCGCCTGCACCTGGGCGTGGACGGCATCTCACTGCCGCTGATCGTGCTGACGACGCTGCTGACGTTCCTGTGCTTCGTCTACCTGTGCTGGGGCGGCGCGCGCGGGACCAGCGGGTTCATGAGCGCCAGGCCGAGGGCGCTGGTGTTCACGCTGCTCGTGCTCGAAGTCGGCATGATCGGCACGTTCCTCGCCCTGGACCTGCTGCTCTTCTTCGTCTTCTTCGAGATCGTCCTCATCCCGATGTACTTCCTGATCGGCATCTGGGGAGGCCAGGGGCGCAGGGCGGCGTCGATCAAGTTCATCCTGTACACGCTGCTCGGCTCGGTCGTCATGCTGCTCGGCCTGCTCCTGGTCTGGGCCCAGACCGGCACGCTCGACATCGAGGCGCTGAGTGCGGCACACGGCGCGGGTATGCCGAGATCCATCCAGATCCTGGCGTTCGTGGCGATCGGCATCGGCCTGGCGGTCAAGACCCCCATGTGGCCGCTGCACACCTGGCTTCCCGACGCGCACACGGAGGCTCCCACCACCGGCTCGGTGCTGCTGGCCGGCGTGCTGCTGAAGATGGGCACGTACGGCTTCGCCAGGATCGCCATCCCCGTCCTGCCCGAGGGCGCGGCGGCGGTGGCGCCATGGCTGGGGGCGTTCGCCGTGGTCGGCATCGTGTACGGCGCCCTGGCCTGCCTGGCCCAGCGCGACCTGAAACGCATGATCGCCTACTCCTCGGTGGGCCACATGGGCTTCGTCCTGCTCGGCTTCGCCACGCTCACACCCGTCGGCATCAACGGCGCCCTGTTCGCCAACGTCGCCCACGGCCTGATCACCGGTCTGCTGTTCTTCCTGGCAGGAGCCATCAAGGACCGCTACCACACCTCGGAGATGCCGGTGCTGGGCGGCGGCATGCTGGCGACGATGCCGCGGCTGGGCTCGGTGCTCACGTTCGCCTCGATCGCGTCGCTGGGGCTGCCCGGGCTGGCCGGGTTCTGGGGGGAGATGCTGGCGCTGTTCGGGGCGTTCCAGCCGGCGGACGGGCTGCCGCGCGGGCTCTTCCTCACGTACATGGTGATCGGGGGGCTGGGCGCGGTGCTGACGGCCGCGTACTTCCTGGTCATGTTGTCACGCGTCACCCACGGCCGGCCCCGAACCGCCACCGCGGATCCCCGCCCGCCCGACGACCTCGTGCCGCTGGACGACCACCTCGTCCACGAGCCCCCCGACGAACGCCCCGTCGTCTCCCTCGATTCGCCGGCCCGGCGCCCGGCCGCCGTGGCGACCCTCGACCCCGATGACATCCAACGCCACGAGCTGCTGGCCTGGACGCCTCTGGTCGTCCTGATCCTGCTGTTCGGCCTCTGGCCCGGCCTCCTGCTGTCGCTGACCACGCCACCCGTACAGACCCTGCTGGGAGTCATCTCATGA
- a CDS encoding NADH-quinone oxidoreductase subunit C, whose translation MTTDNPGDDHNAPTPPSNNDTPTNPPEPTPSPSRPPAETPPTPTGTGTPTGAGTPTGTGTPTGTGTPTGTGTPTGTGTPTGIGTPTGIGTPTGIGTPTGIGTPTSITEHFGDRAQISESYGDTTIDVAPTDWLDLLIYVRDTLDFTFFDWLTGVDAPPDSFAIVVHVYNPAAGRRLLLRTHVPRENPHLPTAVDIYRGANWHERETYEMFGVIFDGHPNLVPLLLPDGFEGHPLRKDFILAARVAKPWPGAKEPGESGHGAPSRRKTLPPGVPADWGPPDA comes from the coding sequence GTGACCACCGACAACCCCGGCGACGACCACAACGCACCCACGCCGCCCAGCAACAACGACACCCCCACAAACCCCCCAGAGCCCACCCCCAGCCCCAGCCGCCCCCCAGCCGAAACCCCACCTACCCCGACCGGGACCGGCACCCCGACCGGCGCTGGCACCCCGACCGGGACTGGCACCCCGACCGGGACTGGCACCCCGACCGGGACTGGCACCCCGACCGGGACTGGCACCCCGACCGGGATCGGCACCCCGACCGGGATCGGCACCCCGACCGGGATCGGCACCCCGACCGGGATCGGCACCCCGACATCCATCACCGAGCACTTCGGCGACCGTGCCCAGATCTCCGAGTCCTACGGCGACACGACCATCGACGTCGCCCCCACCGACTGGCTCGACCTGCTCATCTACGTCCGCGACACCCTCGACTTCACCTTCTTCGACTGGCTGACCGGCGTCGACGCCCCGCCGGACTCGTTCGCCATCGTCGTCCACGTCTACAACCCGGCCGCCGGCCGCCGCCTGCTCCTCCGCACCCACGTACCCCGGGAGAACCCGCACCTCCCCACCGCCGTGGACATCTACCGCGGCGCGAACTGGCACGAGCGCGAGACGTACGAGATGTTCGGCGTCATCTTCGACGGCCACCCCAACCTCGTCCCGCTCCTCCTCCCGGACGGCTTCGAGGGCCACCCGCTCCGCAAGGACTTCATCCTGGCCGCCCGGGTGGCCAAGCCCTGGCCGGGCGCCAAGGAGCCGGGCGAGTCAGGCCACGGCGCCCCGAGCCGCCGCAAGACCCTTCCGCCAGGAGTACCAGCCGACTGGGGGCCACCTGATGCTTGA
- the nuoH gene encoding NADH-quinone oxidoreductase subunit NuoH, which yields MLEVVLSFVVILAVFLVLPLIVGQTEHKVMAHMQSRLGPMYAGGFHGWAQLIADGVKFAQKEDVVPAAADRRIFMIAPGVALIPYLVVLIAIPIDRDRVAVNLDLGLFFVLAVMGIGVLGSIMAGWASANKYSVLGGMRSAAQLMSYELPLVLSASSVAMAAGTLSLPGIVEAWQWWWLPWQAIGAIVFFLAGLAELRRPPFDMPIAESEIIMGPMTEYTGMRFALFMLSEYAGIVVLSFLTTVLFLGGWQGPFLPGWLWTLLKVFFLAFIVIWLRVTYPRLREDQLQKLAWAVLVPLALAQLALTGIVRVLT from the coding sequence ATGCTTGAAGTGGTGCTGAGCTTCGTCGTCATCCTCGCCGTCTTCCTGGTCCTCCCCTTGATCGTCGGTCAGACCGAGCACAAGGTGATGGCCCACATGCAGTCGAGGCTCGGCCCCATGTACGCGGGCGGCTTCCACGGCTGGGCGCAGCTCATCGCCGACGGGGTGAAGTTCGCGCAGAAGGAGGACGTCGTCCCGGCCGCGGCCGACCGCCGCATCTTCATGATCGCCCCAGGTGTGGCCCTGATCCCGTACCTGGTCGTCCTGATCGCCATCCCCATCGACCGCGACCGCGTCGCCGTGAACCTCGACCTCGGCCTCTTCTTCGTCCTCGCCGTCATGGGCATCGGCGTCCTGGGCTCGATCATGGCCGGCTGGGCCTCCGCCAACAAGTATTCCGTCCTCGGCGGCATGCGCTCGGCGGCCCAGCTCATGTCGTACGAGCTGCCCCTGGTCCTGTCCGCGTCCTCGGTGGCCATGGCGGCGGGCACCCTGTCGCTCCCCGGGATCGTCGAAGCGTGGCAGTGGTGGTGGCTCCCCTGGCAGGCGATCGGCGCCATCGTCTTCTTCCTGGCCGGCCTCGCCGAACTCCGCCGCCCCCCGTTCGACATGCCGATCGCCGAGTCGGAAATCATCATGGGCCCGATGACCGAGTACACCGGCATGCGCTTCGCCCTCTTCATGCTCTCCGAGTACGCCGGCATCGTCGTCCTGTCGTTCCTGACCACCGTCCTGTTCCTGGGCGGCTGGCAGGGCCCGTTCCTCCCCGGCTGGCTCTGGACGCTCCTGAAGGTCTTCTTCCTCGCCTTCATCGTGATCTGGCTCCGCGTCACGTACCCGCGACTCCGCGAGGACCAGCTCCAGAAACTGGCCTGGGCAGTCCTGGTCCCCCTCGCCCTCGCCCAACTCGCCCTAACCGGCATCGTCAGAGTCCTCACCTGA
- a CDS encoding NADH-quinone oxidoreductase subunit L: MTTFPLLAVLLPFAAAFAGLLLSRRARIRPESPAARRQAANTRAAWIAILPTAASAIVTVALAWTPGLAYFAGTAIPPTGRTYGTIVTGGIPIELTLQADALSSVIGVLVTLVALAVQVYSVGYLKDDPRYPSYSAFISLFTSAMLLVVYAGDLLVLYVGWEIMGLCSYLLISHWWEDRGNSRAAVKAFLVTRLGDVGFLFGIFVLGLAAGSFRIADVLAKVPDMSTATLVTATMLLLAGVAGKSAQVPLHTWLPDAMAGPTPISALIHAATMVAAGIFIVARLFPAFLAARPTLDVLAVIAALGMLGAALAALAQDDLKRVLAYSTVSQLAYMAGGLAAGSDTAAVFHLLTHGAFKALLFLCAGAVIHHVGSNLMTQMGGLRRELPVTFVTMTIGFAALMGIPPASGFFSKDGVLLAMDGALSSGRLTDAAALLLYGCALATVAVTGAYATRAWLRTFFGQARAVALPEPEPGTAHVVDVREAPRTMLVPVILLAAPALLLGFAGEPHLDVGVALVSVVLAAMGAGAVYAFWRLDPVADPARLLGPLRAPCERAFYVDTLYAALFVRPVLALARLVVRTDDVVVDGAVRGSGTSARGLSGVLRLAQNGNVQLYVSGVLAGVLLIAVGAVVFT, translated from the coding sequence ATGACGACCTTCCCGCTGCTGGCCGTGCTCCTGCCCTTCGCCGCCGCCTTCGCGGGCCTTCTGCTCTCCCGCCGAGCACGGATCAGACCCGAGAGCCCGGCGGCCCGCCGGCAGGCGGCGAACACCCGCGCCGCCTGGATCGCCATCCTCCCCACGGCCGCCTCGGCGATCGTGACCGTCGCCCTGGCCTGGACCCCGGGTCTGGCCTACTTCGCCGGCACCGCCATCCCGCCCACGGGCCGCACCTACGGCACGATCGTCACCGGTGGCATCCCGATCGAGCTCACCCTCCAGGCCGACGCACTGTCGAGCGTCATCGGCGTCCTGGTCACCCTCGTGGCCCTCGCTGTCCAGGTCTACTCGGTCGGCTACCTCAAAGACGACCCCCGCTACCCCTCCTACAGCGCCTTCATCAGCCTGTTCACCAGCGCGATGCTGCTGGTCGTGTACGCGGGCGACCTCCTGGTCCTCTACGTCGGCTGGGAGATCATGGGCCTGTGCTCCTACCTCCTCATCAGCCACTGGTGGGAGGACCGGGGCAATTCCCGCGCCGCGGTGAAGGCGTTCCTCGTCACCCGCCTCGGCGACGTCGGCTTCCTGTTCGGCATCTTCGTGCTCGGCCTGGCGGCGGGCAGCTTCCGCATCGCCGACGTGCTGGCGAAGGTGCCCGACATGTCCACGGCCACCCTGGTGACGGCCACGATGCTGCTGCTGGCAGGCGTGGCGGGCAAGAGCGCCCAGGTGCCGCTGCACACCTGGCTCCCCGACGCCATGGCGGGCCCGACGCCGATCAGCGCCCTGATCCACGCCGCCACCATGGTCGCCGCCGGCATCTTCATCGTGGCCAGGCTGTTCCCCGCGTTCCTCGCCGCCCGCCCCACGCTCGACGTGCTGGCCGTCATCGCCGCGCTGGGCATGCTGGGCGCCGCCCTGGCCGCGCTCGCCCAGGACGATCTCAAACGCGTCCTCGCCTACTCCACGGTCAGCCAGCTCGCCTACATGGCAGGCGGACTCGCCGCGGGCTCCGACACCGCGGCCGTCTTCCACCTGCTGACCCACGGCGCGTTCAAGGCGCTGCTGTTCCTCTGCGCGGGCGCGGTGATCCACCACGTCGGCTCCAACCTGATGACCCAGATGGGCGGGCTGCGCCGCGAGCTGCCGGTCACGTTCGTCACGATGACGATCGGGTTCGCCGCCCTGATGGGCATCCCACCGGCCAGCGGTTTCTTCAGCAAGGACGGCGTCCTGCTGGCCATGGACGGCGCGCTGTCCAGCGGGCGCCTCACGGACGCGGCCGCCCTCCTCCTGTACGGCTGCGCGCTCGCGACCGTGGCCGTCACCGGCGCGTACGCCACCAGAGCCTGGCTGCGTACCTTCTTCGGCCAGGCGCGGGCCGTGGCGCTCCCGGAGCCCGAGCCCGGCACCGCCCACGTCGTCGACGTCAGGGAAGCCCCGCGCACGATGCTCGTGCCCGTCATCCTGCTCGCGGCCCCCGCCCTCCTGCTGGGCTTCGCCGGCGAGCCGCATCTCGACGTCGGCGTGGCGCTCGTCAGCGTCGTGCTCGCGGCGATGGGCGCGGGGGCGGTGTACGCGTTCTGGCGCCTCGACCCCGTCGCCGATCCGGCCCGCCTGCTGGGCCCGCTCCGAGCGCCGTGCGAGCGCGCCTTCTACGTCGACACCCTGTACGCCGCCCTGTTCGTCCGTCCCGTGCTCGCCCTGGCCAGGCTCGTCGTCAGGACGGACGACGTGGTCGTGGACGGCGCGGTGCGCGGCTCGGGCACGTCGGCCCGCGGCCTGTCCGGGGTGCTGCGCCTGGCTCAGAACGGCAACGTCCAGCTCTACGTGAGCGGCGTGCTGGCCGGAGTCCTGCTGATCGCGGTGGGGGCGGTGGTGTTCACGTGA
- a CDS encoding serine/threonine-protein kinase: MHQSHPVRPSSLRWTAAVVWACLPLFTCGLATPLTIGIAAFWLRNIWHGVAAAVYLVCIGSFLIAVMAYDDFEDMPGPLSAFITVAFFASWLGGLIHSGILVPFMARARLTAGLPYQPVDLRQRTTAPSQQRGPGDPEWVGHYRVLQQLGRGGQGSVYLAMAPNGVRVAVKVLHDLVDEVARARFAREVEAARRVATFSTARVLDVNITGRHAYIVSEYVEGPSLEQLVRKYGPRDEDSLTRLALSTAGALAAIHKAGVVHRDFKPSNVLIGHDGPRVIDFGIARALDQVTMTAGKMVGTPPYMSPEQLTGATVGPASDVFSWAVTIMFAATGRPAFGEDTVPAVFHRVLTFHPDLSPLPPALRGIVKSCLNKQPEERPSASDVMLAIVR; encoded by the coding sequence ATGCACCAAAGCCATCCCGTCCGCCCCAGTAGCCTGAGGTGGACGGCCGCCGTCGTGTGGGCCTGCCTGCCCTTGTTCACGTGCGGTCTGGCGACCCCGCTCACCATCGGGATCGCGGCTTTCTGGCTGCGCAACATCTGGCACGGTGTCGCCGCGGCCGTTTATCTGGTGTGCATCGGTTCGTTCCTCATCGCCGTGATGGCGTACGACGACTTCGAGGACATGCCTGGGCCGTTGTCCGCGTTCATCACGGTCGCGTTCTTCGCCAGCTGGCTCGGCGGGCTCATCCATTCCGGCATCCTCGTGCCGTTCATGGCGCGTGCCCGGCTCACGGCGGGGCTCCCGTACCAGCCGGTCGACCTGCGGCAGCGCACCACCGCGCCCAGCCAGCAGCGCGGGCCGGGCGACCCGGAGTGGGTCGGCCACTACCGGGTGCTGCAGCAGCTCGGGCGTGGCGGGCAGGGGTCGGTCTACCTCGCCATGGCGCCCAACGGGGTGCGGGTCGCCGTGAAGGTGCTGCACGATCTGGTGGACGAGGTGGCGCGGGCGAGGTTCGCGCGGGAGGTGGAGGCGGCGCGGCGAGTGGCGACGTTTTCCACAGCTCGCGTGCTCGATGTGAACATCACGGGGCGGCACGCGTACATTGTCAGCGAGTACGTGGAGGGGCCGTCGCTGGAGCAGCTCGTCAGGAAGTACGGGCCGCGTGACGAGGACAGCCTGACGCGGCTGGCGCTGTCCACGGCGGGGGCGCTGGCGGCGATCCACAAGGCGGGGGTCGTTCATCGCGACTTCAAGCCGAGCAACGTGCTGATCGGGCACGACGGGCCGCGGGTGATCGACTTCGGCATCGCGCGGGCGCTCGACCAGGTGACGATGACGGCGGGGAAGATGGTGGGGACGCCGCCGTACATGTCGCCTGAGCAGCTCACGGGGGCGACGGTGGGGCCGGCTTCGGACGTGTTCAGCTGGGCTGTGACGATCATGTTCGCGGCCACGGGACGGCCGGCGTTCGGGGAGGACACGGTGCCCGCGGTGTTCCACCGGGTGCTCACCTTCCACCCCGACTTATCGCCGTTGCCGCCCGCGTTACGAGGCATCGTGAAGTCCTGCCTGAACAAGCAGCCCGAGGAGCGACCTTCGGCCTCGGATGTCATGCTCGCGATCGTTCGCTGA
- a CDS encoding NADH-quinone oxidoreductase subunit B → MPTVGPISRLAPKPMRFVLNWGRRYSLWVFNFGLACCAIEFIAASTSRHDFIRFGVIPFANGPRQADLMIVSGTVTDKMAPAVKRLYEQMPDPKYVISFGACSNTGGPYWDSYCVTNGVDQIIPVDVYVPGCPPRPEALLYGITKLQEKIAAEKLSDRYVWSRPHADHPQDATPNSDQESQ, encoded by the coding sequence ATGCCCACCGTGGGCCCGATCTCACGGTTGGCGCCCAAACCCATGCGTTTCGTCCTCAACTGGGGCCGCCGCTACTCCCTGTGGGTGTTCAACTTCGGGCTGGCCTGCTGCGCCATCGAGTTCATCGCCGCCTCGACGAGCCGCCATGACTTCATCCGCTTCGGCGTGATCCCGTTCGCGAACGGCCCGAGACAGGCCGACCTGATGATCGTCTCAGGAACGGTCACCGACAAGATGGCCCCGGCCGTGAAGCGCCTGTACGAGCAGATGCCCGACCCCAAGTACGTGATCTCGTTCGGCGCCTGCTCCAACACCGGCGGCCCGTACTGGGACTCGTACTGCGTCACCAACGGCGTGGACCAGATCATCCCCGTCGACGTCTACGTCCCGGGCTGCCCACCCCGACCGGAAGCCCTCCTGTACGGCATCACCAAGCTCCAGGAGAAGATCGCCGCCGAGAAGCTCAGCGACCGCTACGTCTGGTCCCGCCCCCACGCGGACCACCCTCAGGACGCGACCCCGAACTCGGACCAGGAGTCGCAGTGA
- a CDS encoding NuoI/complex I 23 kDa subunit family protein encodes MARIPGVGLAKGLSITLRHMLRKSVTQQYPEVKPDLPPRSRGVIALVEENCTSCMLCARECPDWCIYIDSHKETIPAPEGGRARQRNVLDRFAIDFALCMYCGICIEVCPFDALFWAPEFEYAEGDIRNLLHEKDKLATWVEAVPPPPAHDAGAEPPKELTAAPRRPAADRPARTSAAQRPRTAAQTRPAPAEGQEPATSAGPTPNAPTGTTPPDATTGESAPSTPETGTPETGTPETGTPETGTPSRRPRRPMTNVRGIRPPGALPSTEQPHPQEEPSGEAPSTAQPPGEARDHAPSTTQPPGKAQDQASSTAQPPADESSTGAEKSRPEPGNEEQTSAPSPRRRRMADPRSIRPPGRLGPDDQKESEEES; translated from the coding sequence ATGGCGCGGATACCGGGAGTCGGACTGGCGAAGGGGCTGTCCATCACTCTTCGCCACATGCTGCGCAAATCGGTTACGCAGCAGTATCCCGAGGTCAAGCCCGATCTGCCGCCCCGCAGCCGAGGCGTTATCGCCCTGGTTGAGGAGAACTGCACCTCTTGCATGCTCTGTGCCCGAGAGTGCCCCGACTGGTGCATCTACATCGACTCCCACAAGGAGACGATCCCGGCCCCCGAGGGTGGCCGTGCCCGCCAGCGCAACGTCCTCGACCGTTTCGCCATCGACTTCGCCCTGTGCATGTACTGCGGCATCTGCATCGAGGTCTGCCCCTTCGACGCGCTCTTCTGGGCTCCGGAGTTCGAGTACGCGGAAGGCGACATCCGTAACCTCCTCCACGAGAAGGACAAGCTGGCCACCTGGGTGGAAGCCGTCCCACCGCCTCCGGCCCACGACGCCGGCGCCGAGCCTCCGAAGGAGCTGACGGCGGCCCCCCGGCGCCCGGCCGCCGACCGCCCGGCCCGTACGTCTGCAGCTCAGCGCCCCCGCACCGCCGCCCAGACACGCCCGGCTCCCGCCGAGGGTCAGGAACCGGCCACGAGCGCCGGGCCCACCCCGAACGCGCCGACCGGCACAACGCCCCCGGACGCCACGACCGGCGAATCCGCCCCCAGCACGCCGGAAACAGGCACGCCGGAAACGGGCACACCGGAAACGGGCACACCGGAAACAGGCACGCCGTCGCGCCGCCCCCGCCGCCCGATGACGAACGTACGAGGCATCCGCCCTCCAGGCGCCCTCCCGTCCACCGAGCAGCCCCATCCACAAGAAGAGCCATCCGGCGAGGCGCCATCCACAGCGCAACCACCCGGCGAGGCCCGAGACCACGCACCATCCACAACGCAACCGCCCGGCAAGGCGCAGGACCAAGCGTCGTCCACAGCACAACCGCCCGCGGACGAGTCGTCCACAGGCGCGGAGAAATCGCGACCGGAGCCCGGCAACGAGGAGCAGACTTCTGCCCCGAGCCCGCGCCGGCGCAGGATGGCCGATCCACGATCCATCCGACCGCCAGGGCGGCTCGGCCCTGACGACCAGAAGGAGTCCGAGGAGGAGTCGTGA
- a CDS encoding NADH-quinone oxidoreductase subunit J family protein — protein sequence MTEAVPSYLSPTGQELVFLLLGAVAVGSALLVVTTRQLVHAALWLVVCFGALAGGYLVLTAEFVAWVQVLIYVGAVVVLMLFGIMLTRAPIGRSTDLDSGNRLVAALVAVATAAILVTVVIDGFRTAYAPLTPGQGAAKELGASVFATWVLPFEALSVLLLAALIGAIVLSRTDIPGGAPSHTSEPGTSPPHTGPPPPDNTPPSARPNGAAPPDQPKSTTPPDQSGGH from the coding sequence GTGACCGAGGCGGTGCCCTCCTACCTGTCACCCACCGGGCAAGAGCTCGTCTTCTTGCTGCTGGGGGCGGTAGCGGTTGGATCGGCGCTGCTTGTCGTCACGACCAGGCAACTGGTCCACGCCGCCCTCTGGCTCGTGGTCTGCTTCGGTGCCCTGGCGGGCGGTTATCTGGTGCTGACCGCCGAGTTCGTGGCCTGGGTGCAGGTGCTCATCTACGTGGGCGCGGTGGTCGTGCTGATGCTGTTCGGCATCATGCTCACGCGCGCCCCCATCGGCCGCTCCACCGACCTCGACAGCGGCAACAGACTGGTCGCGGCCCTGGTGGCGGTGGCGACGGCGGCGATCCTCGTCACGGTGGTGATCGACGGTTTCCGTACGGCCTACGCCCCGCTCACCCCGGGCCAGGGAGCCGCGAAGGAACTCGGCGCCAGCGTGTTCGCCACCTGGGTGCTGCCGTTCGAGGCCCTGTCCGTCCTGCTGCTGGCCGCCCTGATCGGCGCGATCGTCCTGTCCCGTACGGACATCCCAGGCGGCGCGCCATCCCACACCAGCGAGCCGGGCACCAGCCCGCCCCACACCGGCCCGCCACCGCCGGACAACACCCCGCCATCGGCCCGCCCGAACGGCGCCGCACCACCCGACCAGCCGAAGAGCACCACACCACCCGACCAGAGCGGGGGTCATTAG